AACTAGCTTCAGCGCCTTGGACATGAACGTGGGCGCAATGCTATTGAACTCGATGACACTCGTACTCGAATGGTTTGAGATTTCGCGACCAAGCAAGCGGTGAACTGTCAGGTTTTCGAATGAAGACTCGGGATTTGAAAATGATTCGGATACAATCATAACAATTGGTGGTATCTCAGTTTCACCACTATAATAATCAGTTCGGACATGTGGTGCATTCACGGAGATATATCGCAATATAGATAGCCGAAAAGCAGCGAGAACCGAGGCATTTGGACTTGATAAGGTTGGAAATTCTTCAATGAGAATGATACGTCGCTGGAGGGGATTGGCTTTCATGGGTGACTGTGCGCCACCACTGCTATCCAATTCAAGGCTGCGAAACTTATGACTGCGGCTCAGAAATCCATCAAACTGGGACCCAAAGGAGAGATAATCCTCTCCCCCGTACTCGGAGCCTAATGGGTTTTCCCACTCCAATATATTGAATTTCAGTTTGTCTGACAGTAACGATATCGTAGTGGTTTTCCCACTCCCTGTAGGCCCTTTGAGAACAAGTAGATTCTATGTCGGTTAGCAATCGAGAACCCCAAAAGACAGCGGTAAATACTTCATTCCAGGTGAACTATTAGCGACAAAAGGTTTAGTTCTGACATACTTTTCGAGATTTCCCCGTGAGTGCATTGGTCAACCACTGCTCTACATCGCTGACCTTTTTTTTGTGAACAGCTAATTCTTCCAACGTTTGAGGAGCATATCTCTGTGCCCAAGGCAATTTCTGTTCATTTTGTAAATCGGGGCATCGAGGGGTCTTCGATTGTAAAATGAAGCGTTTGGCATTGTTTGTAGATTTCTGTAAACTCCTTGCACTTTTCGTTTGAGAGGATATTGGAGGCTTATCCTGGGAAGCAGGAACAACTTCCGCTCCATCAAGTTGCGAAAGTCTTTCGCCCGTAAAGTGCTGGGCGAATAATTCGTCATAGGAATCATAGTCATCCTCAATCAAGTCTTCGTTGTCACCCATCTCTTTAACTGCCGGAGCTGCGCTACCTGACTTCGCCACCTTGCAGGGCCATCGTCGTTTCGAACCATTCAGGTCGGTTGTGTTTCGAGGTAGTTCGCGTATTGATGGTTTATTTGAATGTGGCGCGCAGTGATCGCGTTTCATGGGAGGACCCTGGGCGGGAGTAAGAAAGTTGATGGATCGGGAACTGTCGAGTGTCGGGTTCGGAAAGCCAGGTAGAGAGAGATATGGATAGTGTGGACCATGTATGGACTTTTCTTTACTCCGTATCTAAGCGTCTGCGCAAACCGACCTCCGTTCCTATTTACGTACGGCTACAACAAGTGCTTATTAATTCAACTACAAAAAACATACCTAGATGTTACGAGTTATTGGTAAGTTTGGACAATTATTTTATTGTTTATCCTTATGCATTTGAAGATTTCGATGTCGATAGAACACCAATTTAGCGTGAGGTTCTAGGAATGACTCACGACAGTATAGAGAATAGTGTCTTATAGCTGGTTACTATATAAATGCATTAATGCAGATTGCTTGAGGTGCTGGTCAACTTCATAGGATTGTGTCGCAGTTGGCGCGTTATGAACCACCAAAGATATCATAATAGTAATCGTCAGTAAGTCCCTCCCGTGAGGGAGCGGATGGGGCCTCGCCTGCAAATACTGCGTCATCGAACCGGACATTTAGTAGCCGGATTTTGAGTCCGTAGTTACTAATAAGTTTTATCAACTTGCTTGTCTCGGCGGTAATAGGCTGTTGATTTAGAAGCATGAGCAAACCGTCGAGCCACTCGGACGCCACACTTGGGGACTCTGGACGGAGAGTTAAAAGAGTAGTTTCTCTTTGTGTAGCTCTGCTAGTAGAACGCGAATGTCCATTGCTTTTCTGGATACCACCAGAAACGGCAGCCTGGACATAGCCATAGACCGTGATTTTTGTGGATGAAACATGATGTGGTATGCTTTTAACTGTTGAAGAAGACGCATTGTCGGGCGACGCTGATACATTGGAGACCACCGACGATACAATAGATAAGTCGACTGACGAAACATTAGCCTGGCGAACTAAACTGTTAAAATGCAAGGGTATCTCACTTTTCCCCGGAAGCACATCGAGCTCTGGGCGCTCTATGTTTATCACCTCGAAATCTCCATAATGGAGAAACCTTCGGTTATGTGAGAGTTGAATATACCTCCACTTGGGATTTTCTGATTTCCCGTCCGTTTTAGGGGTGCCATCGTTGGGAAACCAAGAACCGTGTAGTAGACACCTGATTCTTTGCTCCTTGACAAACTGGAGGGCCTCGTGCTGTAATTCTTCGCGTACCTGGCGCAGATGCTGCCCCCAAACGTCTTCGTAAGTGAGTTCCAAAAGCTCCATTTGTAGGTTGCGCAGTCGACTATATTCAAAGTCTGTTAATTCTTCCTCCACATCTTGCACATCTTTCGTTCGACGGGCGCCTCCAACGACTGACTCGATCAGTATACGAACAAGCTCCACGATCTTATCGTAGTCTTCAATCTCTGCGCTTGTTGACTTCCACAGACGGAAAAACGCATACAAGCCCCCGACATGTAATCTGGTCCAATGTAACAGAAGTGGCTTGAATAGTTTATCTAGATTAGAACGGGATTCCAGCAACATGTAAGTTTTGTTATCTTCGGTCTCAGACTTATCAACCTCAAAGTGGTCGTATAGAATCGATGTAACGGATAGGGAAGCGCGGGCAATCGGACAACGTTGTTCAGCTGACTTAGTTGACTGCTCAAGGAGCATTTTCTGGAATTCGTCTTGGTGATTCCGAACAAAATCCGCCAAGTCCATCATGCCCAGGAACCCCATGTCTTCAAATTGTAATACCGGGCTTTCGGATTCAAATCCTAACCGCCGCCATTTGTCTGAGTTATGTTTCTTTGATCGGCGGACATCGCTGCCAGTTTCAGATACTTTTTCTTGAGTACTGGCAAGATGAATTCCTTTGAGAGCCCTCCTATG
Above is a window of Aspergillus puulaauensis MK2 DNA, chromosome 2, nearly complete sequence DNA encoding:
- a CDS encoding ELMO/CED-12 family protein (COG:T;~EggNog:ENOG410PFWZ;~InterPro:IPR016024,IPR011989,IPR011993,IPR001849, IPR006816,IPR024574;~PFAM:PF11841,PF04727,PF16457); its protein translation is MENNVSELVERLGSEEDAVRKMAVFKLQSNIGDPSFADVFIAEGGLTRLRYLTLNASGNTLAYSLTSFARLLEVDKGWECVDQELVERVVELIVTHPLVNILRGAMSILVSIVSHPSPAGHTSTNGVFGFRALKPAIAIYPQFLEMLVSRLSSADHALCANALQLINSLMRDSITNDSKLEWPKFIQKLQDLGVIKAVYSLMQGTALQDHAHPLIEFQSLTKILLRKWRDISLDLDKPEHRRALKGIHLASTQEKVSETGSDVRRSKKHNSDKWRRLGFESESPVLQFEDMGFLGMMDLADFVRNHQDEFQKMLLEQSTKSAEQRCPIARASLSVTSILYDHFEVDKSETEDNKTYMLLESRSNLDKLFKPLLLHWTRLHVGGLYAFFRLWKSTSAEIEDYDKIVELVRILIESVVGGARRTKDVQDVEEELTDFEYSRLRNLQMELLELTYEDVWGQHLRQVREELQHEALQFVKEQRIRCLLHGSWFPNDGTPKTDGKSENPKWRYIQLSHNRRFLHYGDFEVINIERPELDVLPGKIDLSIVSSVVSNVSASPDNASSSTVKSIPHHVSSTKITVYGYVQAAVSGGIQKSNGHSRSTSRATQRETTLLTLRPESPSVASEWLDGLLMLLNQQPITAETSKLIKLISNYGLKIRLLNVRFDDAVFAGEAPSAPSREGLTDDYYYDIFGGS